One Paraglaciecola mesophila genomic region harbors:
- the tkt gene encoding transketolase produces the protein MPSRQQLANAIRALSMDAVQQANSGHPGAPMGMADIAEVLWNDFLKHNPANPNWANRDRFIMSNGHGSMLVYSLLHLTGYELPIEELKNFRQLHSKTPGHPEYGYAPGVETTTGPLGQGISNAVGMAIAEKVLAAQFNQQNFDIVDHFTYCFLGDGCLMEGISHEACSLAGTLGLGKLVAFWDDNGISIDGHVEGWFTDNTPARFESYGWHVIADVDGHDPEAIKAAVETAKANTTQPTLICCKTVIGFGSPNKSGSHDSHGSPLGADEITATREFLKWPHAAFEVPEDIYAGWDAKASGAELEQAWNEQLAAYEKAHPELAAELTRRLNGDLPADFAEKAQAFIEQSQEKAENVASRKASQNSIEAFAAIMPEILGGSADLAGSNLTLWSNSKGVTADDASGNYLYYGVREFGMSGIMNGIGLHGGFRPFGATFLMFMEYARNAVRMASLMGIPNIFVYTHDSIGQGEDGPTHQPIEQLANLRLTPNLATWRPCDGAETAVAWKSALERKDGPSALVFSRQGLPAQARNAEQLANVAKGGYVLKDCEGAPEVILIGTGSEVGVAMDAAEQLSAKGVAVRVVSMPSTSVFDQQDDAYRESVLPRAVTARVAVEAAHVDYWSKYVGFDGAVVGMSTFGESAPGAALLKHFGITADAVAEKAQGLLNC, from the coding sequence ATGCCTTCACGTCAACAACTCGCTAACGCAATACGTGCGCTTAGTATGGATGCAGTACAACAGGCTAATTCAGGACACCCAGGCGCCCCTATGGGCATGGCAGATATAGCCGAAGTATTGTGGAACGATTTTTTAAAGCACAATCCTGCGAATCCAAATTGGGCTAACCGTGACCGCTTTATTATGTCTAACGGCCATGGTTCGATGTTAGTTTATTCGTTGCTGCATTTAACGGGTTATGAATTACCGATTGAAGAGTTAAAGAATTTCCGTCAATTGCATTCAAAAACGCCAGGTCACCCTGAATATGGTTATGCGCCTGGTGTAGAAACCACCACTGGCCCCCTAGGCCAAGGTATAAGCAACGCGGTAGGTATGGCGATAGCTGAGAAAGTATTGGCTGCGCAATTTAATCAGCAAAACTTCGATATTGTTGACCATTTCACTTATTGCTTCTTGGGCGATGGTTGTTTGATGGAAGGTATCTCTCATGAAGCCTGTTCTCTTGCCGGTACCTTGGGTCTAGGCAAGTTGGTTGCGTTTTGGGATGACAACGGCATTTCTATCGATGGTCATGTAGAAGGCTGGTTTACTGACAATACGCCTGCGCGTTTTGAATCTTATGGATGGCACGTCATTGCTGATGTGGACGGGCATGATCCTGAAGCGATCAAAGCGGCCGTTGAAACAGCAAAAGCCAATACCACTCAACCTACCTTGATTTGTTGTAAAACGGTTATAGGTTTCGGTTCACCAAATAAATCAGGTAGCCATGATTCACATGGCTCGCCTTTAGGCGCGGATGAAATTACCGCTACTCGTGAATTTTTGAAATGGCCACATGCTGCATTTGAAGTTCCAGAAGACATTTATGCAGGTTGGGATGCAAAAGCATCAGGTGCTGAGTTAGAGCAAGCTTGGAATGAACAACTTGCAGCATATGAGAAAGCTCACCCGGAATTAGCAGCTGAGCTAACGCGTCGCTTAAACGGTGATTTACCTGCTGATTTTGCTGAAAAAGCCCAAGCTTTCATCGAACAATCTCAAGAAAAAGCGGAAAATGTCGCAAGTCGTAAGGCGTCACAAAATTCAATTGAAGCATTTGCTGCTATCATGCCAGAAATTTTAGGGGGCTCCGCTGACTTAGCTGGCTCAAACTTAACGCTTTGGTCAAACTCTAAAGGCGTGACAGCTGACGATGCCAGCGGTAATTACTTATATTATGGTGTGCGCGAGTTCGGTATGAGCGGCATCATGAATGGTATTGGTTTACACGGTGGTTTCCGTCCATTTGGTGCGACATTCCTTATGTTTATGGAGTATGCACGTAATGCGGTTCGTATGGCTTCATTGATGGGCATTCCTAATATTTTTGTATATACCCACGACTCAATTGGTCAAGGGGAAGACGGCCCAACGCATCAGCCTATCGAGCAATTGGCTAACTTGCGCTTAACACCGAATCTCGCTACGTGGCGTCCTTGTGACGGCGCTGAAACCGCGGTTGCATGGAAATCAGCGTTAGAACGCAAAGATGGGCCAAGTGCCCTAGTCTTTAGTCGTCAAGGGTTGCCTGCCCAAGCGCGTAATGCTGAGCAATTGGCGAACGTGGCTAAAGGTGGCTACGTCCTGAAAGATTGCGAAGGTGCGCCTGAAGTTATCCTAATCGGTACGGGCTCTGAAGTTGGCGTTGCTATGGACGCCGCTGAGCAACTTAGCGCCAAAGGTGTTGCTGTGCGCGTGGTGTCTATGCCAAGCACCTCTGTGTTTGACCAGCAAGATGATGCCTATCGTGAATCTGTATTGCCAAGAGCGGTCACTGCCCGGGTAGCGGTTGAAGCGGCTCATGTAGATTACTGGAGTAAGTATGTTGGTTTCGATGGTGCGGTAGTCGGTATGTCTACCTTTGGTGAGTCTGCACCCGGTGCGGCACTGCTTAAGCACTTCGGTATCACGGCTGATGCTGTGGCTGAGAAAGCACAAGGATTGTTGAATTGTTAG
- the epd gene encoding erythrose-4-phosphate dehydrogenase: protein MIRVAINGFGRIGRNVLRALYETGQNKQIQIVAINELAEPEGVAHLLKYDTAHGRFRFPVVLDEQQLVVAGDHITLLQQANIEDLPWGELDIDVVLECTGVNNERSHGEQHIVQGAKKVLFSQPCGPDVDATIIMGINEESLKASDSIVSAGSCTTNCIVPVIQVLDEAFSVSSGTITTIHSSMHDQQVIDAYHPDLRRTRAASQSIIPVDTKLARGIERILPKFAGKFEAIAVRVPTINVTAMDLSVTLDAKVTIEEVNQALKTAKNGRLSGILDFTEEPLVSVDFNHDAHSCIVDGTQTRVSHKQLVKLLVWCDNEWGFSNRMIDTVTVMNRLALNATAG from the coding sequence ATGATACGAGTAGCAATTAATGGTTTTGGTCGTATTGGTCGCAATGTACTACGTGCGTTATACGAAACGGGGCAAAACAAACAAATTCAAATTGTGGCAATCAATGAACTCGCCGAGCCAGAAGGTGTCGCGCATTTATTAAAATATGATACCGCCCATGGGCGTTTCCGTTTCCCTGTTGTGCTTGATGAGCAACAATTGGTCGTTGCTGGGGATCATATTACGCTATTGCAACAGGCCAATATTGAAGATTTGCCTTGGGGCGAGCTTGATATAGATGTGGTGTTGGAGTGTACTGGGGTTAATAACGAGCGTTCTCACGGTGAACAGCATATCGTTCAAGGGGCGAAAAAGGTGTTGTTCTCGCAGCCCTGCGGGCCAGATGTTGATGCAACCATTATTATGGGGATCAACGAAGAATCTCTAAAAGCCAGTGATAGCATAGTGTCTGCTGGCTCATGCACGACTAACTGCATCGTGCCTGTTATTCAGGTGCTTGATGAAGCCTTTTCTGTTTCCAGTGGCACTATCACGACTATTCATTCATCCATGCATGACCAGCAGGTAATAGATGCTTATCATCCTGATCTTCGTCGTACGCGAGCAGCCAGCCAGTCAATCATTCCTGTAGATACGAAATTAGCTCGGGGTATAGAGCGCATTTTGCCCAAGTTTGCGGGCAAATTTGAAGCAATAGCCGTACGCGTACCCACTATCAATGTGACTGCGATGGATTTAAGTGTCACGCTTGATGCTAAAGTCACGATAGAAGAGGTTAATCAAGCCTTAAAAACTGCCAAAAATGGGCGTTTAAGCGGCATATTAGATTTTACCGAAGAGCCGTTGGTGTCAGTTGATTTTAATCACGATGCGCACTCGTGCATTGTCGATGGTACACAAACCCGAGTGAGTCATAAGCAATTGGTAAAGTTGCTGGTATGGTGTGACAACGAATGGGGGTTTTCAAATCGTATGATTGATACCGTCACTGTAATGAACCGATTGGCACTTAACGCAACAGCAGGCTAA
- a CDS encoding phosphoglycerate kinase, whose product MSIINMTDLELAGKRVLIRQDLNVPVKDGKVTSDARIKASLNTIKFALEAGAKVMVMSHLGRPTEGQFEQDFSLQPVVDYLNDVLDCSVTLAQDYLDGVEVNAGELVVLENVRFNKGEKKDDEALSKQYAALCDVYVMDAFGTAHRAQASTHGAGKYAPVACAGPLLAGELEALGKALHNPARPMLAIVGGSKVSTKLTVLESLSNKVDQLIVGGGIANTFIAATGNSVGKSLYEADLIPEANRLLAAAKDAGGNIPVPVDVVTGKAFSEQAQATLKDVSEVAEDDMIFDIGPKTAAELADLIKNAGTIVWNGPVGVFEFDQFGEGTKAIAMAIAQSNAFSIAGGGDTLAAVDKYAIEDKISYISTGGGAFLEFLEGKELPAVTMLEARGA is encoded by the coding sequence ATGTCAATAATCAACATGACTGATTTAGAGTTAGCAGGGAAACGAGTACTTATTCGTCAAGATCTAAACGTACCTGTAAAAGACGGGAAAGTGACATCAGACGCCCGTATCAAAGCATCGCTAAATACCATTAAATTTGCACTTGAAGCGGGTGCAAAAGTGATGGTCATGTCACATTTAGGACGCCCAACTGAAGGTCAGTTCGAGCAGGATTTTTCATTACAGCCTGTCGTTGATTACCTAAACGACGTATTAGATTGCTCTGTCACCTTAGCTCAAGATTATTTAGATGGCGTTGAAGTGAATGCTGGCGAGCTCGTGGTACTTGAAAACGTACGCTTCAATAAAGGCGAAAAGAAGGACGATGAAGCGTTATCTAAACAGTATGCAGCCTTATGCGACGTGTATGTGATGGATGCTTTTGGTACGGCTCATCGTGCTCAAGCTTCAACCCATGGTGCGGGAAAATATGCCCCTGTGGCGTGTGCCGGCCCATTGTTAGCAGGCGAACTTGAAGCGCTTGGTAAGGCCCTGCATAACCCAGCTCGTCCTATGCTAGCGATTGTTGGCGGTTCTAAAGTTTCGACGAAATTAACGGTACTTGAGTCACTATCAAATAAAGTGGACCAGCTTATCGTCGGTGGCGGTATTGCCAACACCTTTATTGCCGCGACGGGTAATAGCGTGGGTAAGTCTCTGTATGAAGCGGATTTAATCCCTGAAGCGAATCGTTTGCTTGCGGCGGCAAAAGACGCAGGCGGTAATATTCCGGTCCCTGTTGACGTGGTAACTGGTAAAGCGTTTTCTGAACAAGCTCAAGCGACGTTAAAAGACGTAAGTGAAGTGGCTGAAGATGATATGATTTTTGATATCGGTCCTAAAACCGCAGCTGAACTTGCAGATTTAATTAAAAATGCAGGTACCATAGTGTGGAATGGTCCGGTTGGTGTCTTTGAGTTCGATCAATTTGGTGAAGGGACTAAAGCCATCGCTATGGCTATCGCCCAAAGTAACGCGTTTTCTATTGCTGGTGGTGGTGATACGTTAGCAGCAGTAGACAAATACGCTATCGAAGATAAGATATCGTATATCTCCACAGGTGGTGGAGCGTTTTTAGAATTTTTAGAAGGCAAAGAGTTACCCGCAGTCACTATGTTAGAGGCTCGAGGGGCTTAA
- a CDS encoding fructose bisphosphate aldolase, whose translation MASQAQLDMLKKIKSDNGFIAALDQSGGSTPKALRLYGVEETEYTNDDEMFTQVHLMRTRIVTSPAFNGKRVLGAILFENTLDREIGGKSSAHFLWQEKNVVPFLKVDKGLQDEADGVQLMKPIADLENLLAKANAQDVFGTKMRSVVKLGNKAGIDAIVAQQFEVGKQILAAGLMPIIEPEVDINSPEKAQAEALLKAAILTQLAALDAEQTVMLKLTLPEETNFYRELVEHPKVLKVVALSGGYNRQEANRRLSENKGMIASFSRALTEGVSAKQSDDEFNATLDEAIEGIYQASVS comes from the coding sequence ATGGCATCACAAGCACAATTGGATATGCTAAAAAAAATAAAAAGTGATAATGGATTTATCGCGGCCCTTGACCAAAGTGGTGGCAGTACGCCAAAAGCTTTGCGTTTATATGGTGTTGAAGAGACTGAATACACAAATGATGACGAGATGTTCACGCAAGTTCACTTAATGCGTACCCGTATTGTCACAAGCCCTGCCTTTAATGGAAAGCGAGTTTTGGGCGCGATCTTATTTGAAAATACATTAGATCGTGAAATTGGCGGCAAATCATCTGCACACTTTCTATGGCAAGAAAAGAACGTGGTTCCTTTCTTAAAAGTAGACAAAGGTTTGCAAGATGAGGCTGATGGGGTTCAGCTAATGAAGCCTATCGCCGATTTAGAAAACTTACTCGCCAAAGCCAATGCACAGGACGTATTTGGTACTAAAATGCGCTCAGTGGTTAAACTTGGCAACAAAGCCGGTATTGATGCTATCGTTGCCCAGCAGTTCGAAGTGGGTAAACAAATTTTAGCGGCAGGTTTGATGCCTATCATAGAGCCGGAAGTGGATATAAATAGCCCTGAAAAAGCACAAGCTGAAGCTTTGTTAAAAGCGGCTATTTTAACCCAACTTGCTGCTTTAGATGCTGAGCAAACTGTGATGCTGAAGCTGACGCTGCCAGAAGAAACAAACTTTTATCGAGAATTAGTGGAACACCCTAAAGTGTTGAAAGTGGTAGCACTCTCAGGTGGTTACAATCGTCAGGAAGCAAATCGTCGTTTGTCAGAGAATAAAGGCATGATTGCTAGCTTCTCTCGCGCGCTAACAGAAGGCGTGAGTGCTAAGCAATCAGATGATGAGTTTAACGCTACGTTAGACGAAGCCATCGAAGGCATATATCAAGCTTCAGTAAGCTAA
- a CDS encoding HD domain-containing protein, with the protein MHPLTAQITFMLEIDKLKAVYRKTVVQADNNRHENSAEHSWHIALLAQVMADYASEPVDILRVTKMLLIHDIVEIDAGDLFAFAEEHDHQAQEQKELDAANRIFGLLPEQSGQDMLSLWLEFEQAQSADAQFAKAMDRVLPVLQNMSNHGGSWKTNKVKKSQVLKRNTYLQTIAPKLWDYVIEQVDIAVNNAWLVDD; encoded by the coding sequence ATGCATCCTCTTACCGCCCAAATAACCTTCATGCTTGAAATAGACAAACTAAAAGCGGTGTACCGTAAAACAGTAGTTCAAGCAGATAATAATCGACATGAAAACAGCGCAGAACACAGCTGGCACATCGCCTTGTTAGCCCAAGTCATGGCTGATTACGCTAGTGAGCCTGTAGATATATTACGCGTGACAAAAATGCTGCTTATTCACGATATCGTGGAAATTGATGCCGGTGATTTATTTGCCTTTGCTGAAGAGCACGATCATCAAGCACAAGAGCAAAAAGAATTAGACGCAGCCAATCGTATTTTTGGTTTACTACCCGAACAGTCAGGTCAAGACATGCTGAGTCTTTGGCTTGAGTTTGAGCAAGCGCAGTCAGCAGATGCCCAGTTCGCTAAAGCAATGGATAGGGTGTTACCGGTGCTGCAAAACATGAGTAATCACGGGGGCAGTTGGAAAACAAACAAGGTTAAGAAAAGCCAAGTGCTAAAACGAAATACATATTTGCAAACCATCGCCCCAAAGCTTTGGGATTACGTTATCGAGCAAGTGGATATAGCGGTGAATAATGCCTGGCTAGTAGACGACTAA
- a CDS encoding DUF4282 domain-containing protein — MKDLFFFDSMLTPKIITFVYWLMLIAAVVSGVTTMFNSYGGGFIAGLGILIAGVIGARIWCELLIVLFKIHENLKKIADRNETSEL; from the coding sequence ATGAAGGATCTTTTCTTCTTCGATTCAATGCTCACCCCAAAAATCATCACTTTTGTATATTGGCTGATGTTAATAGCTGCCGTGGTGTCTGGTGTCACGACTATGTTTAATTCATACGGTGGTGGCTTTATTGCTGGTTTGGGTATACTCATTGCTGGCGTAATAGGGGCCCGAATATGGTGTGAACTGTTGATCGTGTTATTTAAAATTCACGAAAACTTGAAGAAAATCGCTGACAGAAACGAAACCAGCGAGCTTTGA
- the ppx gene encoding exopolyphosphatase — MPNDNAPFDGVEVRDTNKIAALDIGSNSFHLVVARVVAGSVQILHRVKQKVRLAQGLNSDYQLDDEAQQRGLDALNVVAESLQDFPPENVRIVATYTLRKARNAKAFIRAARNILPYPIEVIGGAEEARLIYLGVAHTNHDNGQRLVVDIGGGSTEFIIGQGFEPKMLRSLQMGCVSYTKKFFKNDELKSKSFERAITAAQQELEMIDKAYLRAGWKSCIGTSGTIRNIIQIAQNDSVKSTEGKVTLSQLTRLMKICCEAGTVNKLNISQMSEDRKPVFAAGLAILIAIFKSLNIEHMMFSTAALREGVLYEMETQLTHPDVRQRSAESLATRYDVDIEQARRVHSVTMDIYQQCKESWNIASKELKSMLGWSALLHEVGLQINTHGTQRHSAYILQNIDLPGFNQEQQTLMATLVRYYRKKIRPNEIADFTQHPTEHVHKLIAILRLGVLLNIKRQDDILPPIEVKVKTASIRLTFPEGWLENKPIFSADLATEERYLQALGLQLRYE; from the coding sequence ATGCCCAATGATAATGCGCCATTTGATGGTGTGGAAGTAAGAGACACCAACAAAATTGCCGCATTAGATATTGGCTCTAACAGTTTCCACTTAGTGGTAGCAAGAGTCGTAGCAGGCTCAGTGCAAATATTGCATAGAGTGAAACAAAAAGTACGTTTGGCTCAAGGTTTAAATAGCGACTATCAACTTGATGATGAAGCCCAACAACGGGGTTTAGATGCGTTAAACGTGGTCGCTGAAAGCTTGCAAGATTTCCCACCTGAAAACGTGCGAATTGTTGCCACTTATACACTGCGCAAGGCGCGCAATGCCAAAGCCTTTATTCGAGCTGCACGAAACATTCTCCCCTACCCCATTGAAGTGATAGGGGGAGCGGAAGAAGCTCGCTTAATTTATTTGGGTGTCGCCCATACCAACCATGATAATGGCCAACGTTTGGTGGTCGATATTGGTGGTGGCTCTACCGAGTTCATAATCGGGCAAGGTTTCGAGCCCAAAATGCTGCGTAGCTTACAGATGGGCTGTGTAAGCTACACTAAGAAATTCTTTAAAAACGATGAACTAAAAAGCAAATCATTTGAGCGCGCTATAACCGCCGCCCAGCAAGAACTTGAGATGATTGACAAAGCCTATCTTCGAGCTGGCTGGAAAAGTTGTATCGGTACCTCAGGCACGATCCGCAATATTATTCAAATTGCCCAAAATGACAGTGTTAAATCCACTGAAGGTAAAGTCACCCTCTCGCAACTTACCCGTTTAATGAAGATATGCTGCGAAGCAGGCACAGTAAATAAGCTCAATATCAGCCAAATGAGTGAAGATAGAAAGCCTGTTTTCGCTGCAGGATTAGCCATTTTGATTGCGATTTTTAAAAGTTTAAACATCGAGCATATGATGTTTTCCACTGCGGCCCTGCGCGAAGGCGTTTTATACGAAATGGAAACGCAACTGACCCACCCAGATGTACGACAGCGCTCAGCTGAAAGCTTGGCCACACGCTACGATGTAGATATTGAGCAAGCTAGGCGGGTGCATAGCGTGACCATGGATATTTATCAGCAATGCAAAGAGAGTTGGAATATTGCCTCAAAAGAGCTCAAGAGCATGCTAGGTTGGTCAGCATTACTACACGAAGTGGGATTGCAAATTAATACTCATGGTACTCAACGTCATTCGGCGTACATACTGCAAAACATTGATCTTCCAGGCTTTAATCAAGAACAACAAACGTTAATGGCAACGCTAGTGCGTTATTATCGTAAAAAAATTCGCCCAAATGAGATTGCTGACTTCACCCAGCATCCAACGGAGCATGTGCATAAATTAATTGCTATTTTACGTCTTGGCGTACTGTTAAATATTAAACGCCAAGATGACATACTGCCTCCCATAGAAGTAAAAGTGAAAACAGCGAGTATTCGTCTTACATTTCCTGAAGGTTGGCTTGAGAATAAACCCATTTTTAGTGCTGACCTTGCCACTGAAGAGCGCTACCTTCAGGCGCTAGGTCTACAGTTGCGCTATGAATAA
- the ppk1 gene encoding polyphosphate kinase 1: MTAQPNIYFSREISWLSFNQRVLQEAADRKNPIVERIRFLGIYSSNMDEFYRVRVADVKRKIYIHLDEGEIEKADKTKLLMEQIQEKVVGMTEDFERVREDVVARLARYNIFLLEDEKLSEYQTTWLKNYFKNKILRHIAPILLHSKVNLVSRLNDSATYLYVAINNSGKNTQYATIEVPTKSLSRFVVIPPENSRKKKYIILLDDIIRHNLESIFKGFVDFESGEAYSFKMTRDSEYSINDEIDESYVDKMSESMKQRLIAEPVRVVYDEQMPSDMVRNLKKRLKISSYDSLIAGGTYRNFKDFIGFPNVGRDYLENPKLPAITSNDFAAHNTVFDAISEKDILLYYPYHRFLHVTEFVRQAAFDPKVKQIKLNIYRVAKNSRIIDSLIDAVDNGKKVTVVVELRARFDEEANISWSKTMTDAGIKVVFGMHALKIHSKLCLVSREEKGELIHYAHFGTGNFNEKTAKIYTDFSLFTRNQELALEAENVFNFIQQPYRRQKFQHLQISPINARTKIQLLIRQEIQNVKEGLSAGITLKLNNLDDQLLIDDLYKASQAGVKVRLIIRGMCSLVPGVKGLSENISVISIVDRFLEHPRVMVFENGGDKRVFISSADWMTRNMDFRIEVGCPIYEPKLIKQILDILEIQFQDTLKARIIDQHQSNKYVRRGNRKKLRSQLETYEYIKQQEKKKDAQ; this comes from the coding sequence ATGACTGCTCAACCTAATATCTATTTTTCTCGTGAAATCAGCTGGCTTTCCTTCAATCAGCGCGTACTTCAAGAAGCAGCCGATCGCAAAAACCCTATTGTTGAGCGGATCCGTTTCCTCGGTATTTACTCTAGCAATATGGATGAGTTTTACCGTGTGCGAGTAGCGGATGTTAAACGCAAAATTTACATCCACCTAGATGAAGGCGAAATAGAAAAAGCAGATAAAACCAAGCTGCTCATGGAGCAAATCCAAGAAAAAGTCGTTGGCATGACAGAAGATTTCGAACGCGTTCGTGAAGATGTTGTCGCACGTTTAGCCCGCTACAATATCTTTTTGCTGGAAGATGAAAAACTATCGGAATATCAAACCACTTGGTTAAAGAACTACTTTAAAAATAAAATTCTGCGTCATATCGCGCCAATTTTATTGCATAGCAAAGTTAACCTCGTATCCCGTTTAAATGACTCTGCAACTTACCTTTATGTTGCCATCAACAACAGTGGCAAAAATACCCAATATGCAACCATCGAGGTACCGACTAAATCACTGTCGCGTTTTGTGGTCATTCCTCCGGAAAATAGCCGTAAGAAAAAATACATTATCTTACTGGACGACATCATTCGCCATAACCTTGAGAGTATCTTTAAAGGCTTCGTGGACTTTGAATCAGGTGAAGCCTACTCCTTTAAGATGACCCGCGACTCTGAATATTCGATTAACGACGAAATAGATGAAAGTTACGTCGACAAAATGTCAGAAAGCATGAAGCAAAGGTTAATCGCTGAGCCCGTCCGCGTGGTTTATGACGAGCAAATGCCAAGCGACATGGTGCGTAACTTGAAAAAACGCTTAAAAATATCGTCCTACGACAGCTTAATTGCAGGTGGTACTTACCGGAACTTTAAGGATTTTATTGGTTTTCCCAATGTAGGGCGTGACTATTTAGAAAACCCCAAATTACCTGCTATCACCTCAAATGATTTTGCGGCTCACAACACAGTATTCGACGCAATCAGCGAAAAAGACATTCTGCTATATTATCCCTATCACCGCTTTTTACACGTTACTGAGTTTGTACGCCAAGCCGCGTTTGATCCTAAAGTTAAGCAAATCAAGTTGAATATATATCGCGTAGCGAAGAATTCACGCATTATCGATTCCCTGATTGATGCCGTCGATAACGGTAAGAAAGTCACTGTAGTCGTTGAGTTAAGGGCGCGCTTTGACGAAGAAGCGAACATTAGCTGGTCTAAAACCATGACCGATGCCGGCATTAAAGTCGTGTTTGGTATGCACGCGCTAAAAATCCACAGCAAATTATGCTTAGTCAGCCGCGAAGAAAAAGGAGAGCTGATCCATTACGCTCACTTCGGTACAGGCAACTTCAACGAAAAAACCGCTAAGATTTATACCGATTTCAGTTTATTTACCCGTAATCAAGAGCTCGCCTTAGAAGCCGAAAACGTTTTTAACTTTATTCAACAGCCTTATCGTCGCCAAAAATTCCAGCATTTACAAATATCTCCGATTAACGCACGTACTAAAATTCAACTATTGATTAGGCAAGAAATACAAAACGTCAAAGAAGGATTGAGCGCTGGAATTACGCTAAAATTGAATAACTTGGATGACCAACTGTTAATTGATGATTTGTACAAAGCCAGTCAAGCTGGCGTAAAAGTGCGCTTGATCATTCGCGGTATGTGCTCGCTCGTGCCCGGAGTGAAGGGATTAAGTGAGAATATTTCTGTCATTAGCATAGTCGATCGCTTTTTAGAGCACCCCAGAGTCATGGTATTTGAAAATGGTGGTGACAAACGTGTGTTTATTTCATCCGCGGACTGGATGACCCGTAATATGGACTTTAGAATTGAGGTGGGTTGCCCTATCTATGAGCCAAAACTGATTAAGCAAATTCTAGATATTCTTGAAATTCAATTTCAAGATACACTGAAAGCCCGTATTATTGATCAGCACCAATCCAATAAGTATGTGCGCCGGGGTAATCGTAAAAAGTTACGCTCTCAATTAGAAACGTACGAATACATAAAGCAGCAGGAAAAAAAGAAAGATGCCCAATGA
- a CDS encoding glycine cleavage system protein R has translation MKSLIFTLVGKDKRGLVDSLAQSVFKLGGNWLGSNLSYMAGHFAGFVEIQLPEEKQASLIEQFSTHPDLSINLVEGDNNLPPQTHSVQIDIMGNDKPGIVQELTAILNRFNLNIIKFDSTCDSAPNWGGLLFKAKALVAIEKGFDLDELSDELESIANDLVVDISSTGKV, from the coding sequence ATGAAATCATTGATTTTTACACTTGTTGGCAAAGACAAGCGCGGCTTAGTCGATTCACTTGCTCAATCCGTGTTCAAATTGGGCGGAAATTGGCTAGGCAGTAACTTGTCATATATGGCAGGTCACTTTGCAGGCTTTGTTGAAATTCAATTACCTGAAGAAAAACAAGCCTCTTTAATTGAGCAATTTTCTACTCACCCAGATTTATCAATCAACTTGGTCGAAGGTGACAATAACCTTCCTCCTCAAACCCACAGTGTGCAAATCGATATCATGGGCAACGATAAACCCGGTATCGTGCAGGAACTCACTGCAATTTTAAACCGGTTTAATCTAAACATAATCAAGTTTGACTCTACCTGCGATAGCGCCCCTAATTGGGGAGGGTTATTGTTTAAAGCCAAAGCCTTAGTGGCAATCGAAAAAGGCTTTGATTTAGATGAGCTAAGTGATGAATTAGAATCCATTGCAAATGACTTAGTCGTTGATATTAGTTCAACGGGCAAAGTCTAA
- a CDS encoding TIGR00153 family protein — translation MPTNTFLGVFAKSPLKPLEDHIKVVNKCSQGLLPFFNSVFAGDWEKAALFQKEISNLEKQADTLKRDLRISLPRGIFMPIQRQDVLELLTQQDKIANKAKDISGRVLGRHMDIPVVMRESFMAYLERCLDATKQAKRVINELDDLLETGFRGREVRLVEDMIVDLDKIEDDTDVMQVAVRRELLDLESQLNPVDVMFLYSIIEWVGELADISERVGSRLELMLAN, via the coding sequence ATGCCAACAAACACATTTCTTGGGGTTTTCGCAAAATCTCCCCTAAAGCCACTTGAAGATCATATTAAGGTGGTGAATAAATGTAGCCAAGGGCTGCTTCCATTTTTTAATTCTGTTTTCGCAGGTGATTGGGAAAAAGCAGCTCTATTTCAGAAAGAAATTTCTAATCTAGAGAAGCAAGCCGATACGCTTAAGCGAGACCTTCGAATTAGTCTGCCTCGTGGTATTTTTATGCCGATTCAGCGACAAGATGTCCTTGAGTTGTTAACCCAGCAAGACAAAATTGCGAATAAAGCTAAGGACATTTCTGGTCGCGTTTTAGGTCGTCATATGGATATTCCAGTGGTCATGCGTGAAAGTTTTATGGCGTATTTGGAACGCTGCCTCGATGCAACCAAACAAGCTAAGCGCGTGATAAACGAGCTTGACGATTTACTTGAGACTGGGTTTCGCGGTCGCGAAGTACGTCTAGTCGAAGATATGATCGTCGATTTAGATAAAATTGAAGATGACACTGACGTAATGCAAGTTGCTGTACGCAGAGAGTTATTAGATTTAGAGTCACAGCTCAACCCTGTCGATGTCATGTTTTTGTATAGCATTATTGAATGGGTTGGGGAGTTGGCTGATATTTCAGAGCGAGTTGGCTCAAGACTCGAACTCATGTTGGCCAATTAA